Proteins co-encoded in one Kutzneria chonburiensis genomic window:
- the efp gene encoding elongation factor P yields MATTNDLKNGLVLSLDNGLWTVVAFQHVKPGKGGAFVRTTLKHVLTGKVVDRTFNAGTKVDTATVDKRGMTYLYKDGADFVFMDGDTYDQMTIPADTVGDAANYMLENTEAIVAVHEGVALFIELPTSVELVIQHTDPGLQGDRSTGGTKPATLETGAEIQVPLFVTTGEKVKVDTRDGRYLGRINN; encoded by the coding sequence GTGGCCACCACCAACGACCTCAAGAACGGCCTCGTGCTCAGCCTGGACAACGGGCTGTGGACGGTCGTCGCGTTCCAGCACGTCAAGCCGGGCAAGGGCGGCGCCTTCGTGCGCACCACCCTCAAGCACGTGCTCACCGGCAAGGTGGTCGACCGGACCTTCAACGCCGGCACCAAGGTGGACACCGCCACGGTCGACAAGCGCGGCATGACCTACCTGTACAAGGACGGCGCCGACTTCGTCTTCATGGACGGCGACACCTACGACCAGATGACCATCCCGGCCGACACGGTCGGCGACGCGGCCAACTACATGCTGGAGAACACCGAGGCGATCGTCGCCGTGCACGAGGGCGTCGCGCTGTTCATCGAGCTGCCCACCTCGGTCGAGCTGGTCATCCAGCACACCGACCCGGGCCTGCAGGGCGACCGCTCCACCGGCGGCACCAAGCCGGCCACCCTGGAGACCGGCGCCGAGATCCAGGTGCCGCTGTTCGTCACCACCGGCGAGAAGGTCAAGGTCGACACCCGCGACGGCCGCTACCTGGGCCGGATCAACAACTGA
- the nusB gene encoding transcription antitermination factor NusB codes for MGARSKYRKRAVDVLYEADLRAADAVTLLADRVGSPDVPPVSDYTITLIEGVTANRTRIDELISEHAEGWTLARMPAVDRAILRLGVYELLWEADVDDAVAITEAVELAKQLSTDDSPRFVNGVLDSIARIAVHLRAAL; via the coding sequence ATGGGTGCCCGTAGCAAATACCGCAAACGCGCGGTCGACGTCCTCTACGAGGCCGACCTGCGCGCCGCGGACGCCGTGACGCTGCTCGCCGACCGGGTGGGCTCGCCCGACGTGCCGCCGGTCAGCGACTACACGATCACCCTGATCGAGGGCGTGACGGCCAACCGGACGCGGATCGACGAGCTGATCTCCGAGCACGCCGAGGGCTGGACCCTGGCCCGGATGCCGGCGGTCGACCGGGCGATCCTGCGGCTGGGCGTGTACGAGCTGCTGTGGGAGGCCGACGTGGACGACGCGGTGGCCATCACCGAGGCCGTCGAGCTGGCCAAGCAGCTGTCCACCGACGACTCGCCGCGCTTTGTCAACGGCGTCCTGGACAGTATCGCCCGTATCGCCGTGCACCTTCGCGCGGCGCTGTAG
- a CDS encoding transcriptional regulator — MGDYAKALGAKLRAIRQQQGLSLHGVEQKSGGRWKAVVVGSYERGDRAVTVQKLAELADFYGVPVAELLPEGRVPSGAEPATKIVINLERLQQLPAEKVGPLARYAATIQSQRGDYNGKVLSIRTEDLRSLAIIYDMTPGELTEQLIDWGVLPPEARPSKED, encoded by the coding sequence ATGGGCGATTACGCCAAGGCGCTGGGGGCCAAGCTCCGCGCCATCCGCCAGCAGCAGGGATTGTCACTGCATGGCGTCGAGCAGAAGTCCGGCGGTCGCTGGAAGGCGGTCGTCGTCGGCTCCTACGAGCGCGGCGACCGCGCGGTCACCGTGCAGAAGCTGGCCGAGCTGGCGGACTTCTACGGCGTGCCCGTGGCCGAGCTGCTGCCCGAGGGCCGCGTGCCGTCCGGGGCCGAGCCGGCCACGAAGATCGTCATAAACCTGGAGCGGCTCCAGCAGCTGCCGGCGGAGAAGGTCGGTCCGCTGGCCCGCTACGCCGCCACCATCCAGAGCCAGCGCGGCGACTACAACGGCAAGGTGCTCTCCATCCGCACCGAGGACCTGCGGTCGCTGGCCATCATCTACGACATGACCCCCGGCGAGCTCACCGAGCAGCTCATCGACTGGGGTGTCCTGCCGCCTGAGGCAAGGCCGTCCAAGGAGGATTAA
- the pyrR gene encoding bifunctional pyr operon transcriptional regulator/uracil phosphoribosyltransferase PyrR, with protein MAPRVRDATDPAERELLSAGDVARTIARMAHQIIEKTSLGGEAHRPVVLLGIPSRGAPLARRLAELIAEFSDVTVPVGALDVTLYRDDLRRRPNRPLESTTLPDGGIDDCLVVLVDDVLFSGRTIRAALDALRDAGRPAAVQLAVLVDRGHRELPIRADYVGKNVPTSRTEEVAVCLAELDGRDGVYLRREDHQ; from the coding sequence GTGGCGCCGCGTGTTCGCGACGCGACGGACCCGGCCGAGCGTGAGCTCCTCTCGGCCGGCGATGTCGCGCGCACCATCGCCCGAATGGCCCATCAGATCATCGAGAAGACCTCGCTCGGTGGCGAGGCCCACCGCCCGGTCGTCCTGTTGGGGATCCCCAGTCGAGGGGCCCCGCTGGCCCGCCGGCTGGCCGAGTTGATCGCCGAGTTCTCCGACGTGACCGTTCCGGTCGGCGCGCTCGACGTCACCCTCTACCGCGACGACCTGCGGCGGCGGCCCAACCGGCCGCTGGAGTCCACCACGCTGCCCGACGGCGGCATCGACGACTGCCTGGTCGTGCTGGTGGACGACGTGCTGTTCTCCGGCCGCACCATCCGCGCCGCCCTCGACGCCCTGCGCGACGCCGGCCGCCCGGCCGCGGTGCAGCTGGCCGTCCTGGTCGACCGCGGGCACCGCGAGCTGCCCATCCGCGCCGACTACGTGGGCAAGAACGTGCCGACCTCGCGCACCGAGGAGGTGGCCGTCTGCCTCGCCGAGCTGGACGGGCGCGACGGCGTGTACCTGCGACGGGAAGACCACCAGTGA
- a CDS encoding aspartate carbamoyltransferase catalytic subunit has product MKHLLSTDGLDPAQATAVLDTADTLKRTLLGREVRKLPTLRGRTVVTMFYENSTRTRVSFEVAGKWMSADVINVSAGGSSVGKGESLRDTALTLSAAGADLVIVRHPASGAAQRLAGWLEGTGTGVVNAGDGMHEHPTQALLDAATLRERLGTIAGRRIAIVGDVLHSRVARSNVHLLTALGAEVVLVAPPTLLPTGVESWPVSVSHDLDPELPALDAVMMLRVQAERMHGGFFPSAREYSIAYGLNERRFNQLPEHAVVLHPGPMLRGMEIAAAVADSPRAAITEQVRNGVHVRMAVLYHLLAGEEEAA; this is encoded by the coding sequence GTGAAACACCTGCTCTCCACCGACGGCCTCGACCCGGCGCAGGCCACCGCGGTGCTGGACACCGCGGACACGCTCAAGCGCACGCTGCTCGGCCGCGAGGTGCGCAAGCTGCCCACGCTGCGCGGCCGGACCGTCGTCACGATGTTCTACGAGAACTCCACCCGCACCCGGGTCTCCTTCGAGGTCGCGGGCAAGTGGATGAGCGCCGACGTGATCAACGTGTCGGCCGGCGGCTCCTCGGTCGGCAAGGGCGAGTCGCTGCGCGACACCGCTCTGACGCTGTCCGCGGCCGGCGCCGACCTGGTGATCGTCCGCCACCCCGCCTCCGGCGCGGCGCAGCGCCTGGCCGGCTGGCTGGAAGGCACCGGAACCGGCGTGGTCAACGCCGGCGACGGCATGCACGAGCACCCGACGCAGGCCCTGCTCGACGCGGCCACGCTGCGGGAACGCCTCGGCACCATCGCCGGCCGGCGCATCGCCATCGTCGGCGACGTGCTGCACAGCCGGGTCGCCCGGTCCAACGTCCACCTGCTGACCGCGCTGGGCGCGGAGGTCGTGCTGGTCGCGCCGCCGACGCTGCTGCCGACCGGGGTGGAGAGCTGGCCGGTGTCGGTCTCGCACGACCTGGACCCGGAGCTGCCGGCGCTGGACGCGGTGATGATGCTGCGGGTGCAGGCCGAGCGCATGCACGGCGGCTTCTTCCCGTCGGCACGGGAGTACTCGATCGCCTACGGCCTCAACGAGCGCCGGTTCAACCAACTGCCCGAGCACGCCGTCGTGCTGCATCCCGGGCCCATGCTGCGCGGCATGGAGATCGCGGCGGCCGTCGCGGACTCGCCGCGCGCCGCCATCACCGAGCAAGTCCGCAACGGGGTGCACGTCCGCATGGCCGTGCTGTACCACCTGCTCGCGGGGGAGGAAGAAGCCGCATGA
- a CDS encoding dihydroorotase, with translation MMLIKGVRLYGEGDPVDILVRDGVIAEIGPWLDAASTQELTDVEVIDADGLVALPGFVDLHTHLREPGREDTETIATGSAAAALGGYTAVFAMANTDPVADNAVIVEHVWRRGREVGLVDVHPVGAVTVGLKGEKLAELGTMARSQANVRVFSDDGHCVSDPLIMRRALEYTKALDGVIAQHAEEPRLTVGAQAHEGERAARLGLAGWPAAAEESIVARDCLLAKQTGARLHVCHVSTAGTVDVLRWAKERGTKVSAEVTPHHLLLTDERLATYDPVNKVNPPLRTESDVQVLREALAEGIVDCIATDHAPHAPQDKDCEWSAARPGMLGLQTALSIVVETLVRPGLLDWRGVARVMSEKPAEIAGLPDQGRPLAVGEPATLVLVDPQARWTVRGTELASIAGNTPFEGMELPGVVRTTMLRGRVTVSEGKVQS, from the coding sequence ATGATGCTGATCAAGGGAGTCCGTCTCTACGGCGAGGGCGACCCGGTCGACATCCTGGTGCGCGACGGCGTGATCGCCGAGATCGGCCCGTGGCTGGACGCCGCGAGCACCCAGGAGCTCACTGATGTCGAGGTCATCGACGCCGACGGTCTCGTCGCGCTGCCCGGCTTCGTCGACCTGCACACGCACCTGCGTGAGCCGGGCCGTGAGGACACCGAGACGATCGCCACCGGCTCGGCCGCGGCGGCGCTGGGCGGCTACACCGCCGTGTTCGCCATGGCCAACACCGACCCGGTGGCCGACAACGCCGTGATCGTGGAGCACGTCTGGCGCCGCGGCCGCGAGGTCGGCCTGGTCGACGTGCACCCGGTCGGCGCGGTCACCGTGGGCCTGAAGGGCGAGAAGCTGGCCGAGCTGGGCACCATGGCCCGCAGCCAGGCGAATGTCCGCGTGTTCTCCGACGACGGCCACTGCGTCAGCGACCCGCTGATCATGCGCCGGGCGCTGGAGTACACCAAGGCGCTGGACGGCGTGATCGCGCAGCACGCCGAGGAGCCGCGGCTGACCGTCGGCGCGCAGGCCCATGAGGGCGAGCGGGCGGCCCGGCTGGGCCTGGCCGGCTGGCCGGCGGCGGCCGAGGAGTCGATCGTGGCCCGGGACTGCCTGCTGGCCAAGCAGACCGGGGCGCGGCTGCACGTCTGCCACGTCTCCACCGCCGGCACGGTCGACGTGCTGCGGTGGGCCAAGGAGCGCGGCACCAAGGTGTCGGCCGAGGTCACGCCGCACCACCTGCTGCTGACCGACGAGCGCCTGGCCACGTACGACCCGGTGAACAAGGTGAACCCGCCGCTGCGCACCGAGTCCGACGTGCAGGTGCTGCGGGAGGCGCTGGCCGAGGGCATCGTCGACTGCATCGCCACCGACCACGCCCCGCACGCCCCGCAGGACAAGGACTGCGAGTGGTCGGCCGCCCGTCCGGGCATGCTGGGCCTGCAGACGGCGCTGTCCATCGTGGTGGAGACGCTGGTGCGGCCGGGCCTGCTGGACTGGCGCGGCGTGGCCCGCGTGATGAGCGAGAAGCCGGCGGAGATCGCCGGTCTGCCCGACCAGGGCCGCCCGCTGGCCGTCGGCGAGCCGGCGACGCTCGTGCTGGTCGACCCGCAGGCCCGGTGGACGGTGCGCGGCACCGAGCTGGCGAGCATCGCCGGCAACACCCCGTTCGAGGGCATGGAGTTGCCGGGGGTGGTCCGCACCACGATGCTGCGCGGGCGGGTCACCGTGTCCGAGGGGAAGGTCCAGTCATGA